In Carassius auratus strain Wakin unplaced genomic scaffold, ASM336829v1 scaf_tig00011242, whole genome shotgun sequence, a single window of DNA contains:
- the LOC113073009 gene encoding uncharacterized protein LOC113073009, which yields MTTSCVHLDLLESIDTDAFLMSLRRFIARRGKPFEILADRGTNFRGGAAELQASFAALEVPLQEQLARQQIKFRFNPPGSPHFGGTWEREIKSIKSALQVILQDHTVAEPVLQTVLIEVEGILNAKPLGYLSSDAADPDPVTPNLLLMGRRDASLPQAVYASSDLLSRRRWRHSQILADHFWSNFIRRHLPDLQKRSKWHKDTDNLVAGQVVMVVDSQLPRAQWPIGRVVKTCSGSDGRVRAAEVKIKGQTYLRPVVRLVRLSAWEDEDDAN from the coding sequence ATGACGACGAGCTGTGTACATCTTGACCTACTGGAGAGTATAGACACTGATGCTTTCCTGATGTCCCTCCGCCGCTTCATCGCCCGCCGCGGAAAGCCATTTGAGATCCTGGCTGACAGAGGAACCAACTTCCGAGGTGGAGCTGCAGAGCTGCAAGCCAGTTTTGCTGCTTTAGAAGTTCCTCTTCAAGAACAGCTGGCCAGACAGCAAATCAAGTTCCGTTTCAACCCTCCTGGCTCTCCACACTTTGGGGGAACGTGGGAACGAGAGATCAAGTCGATTAAGTCAGCTCTCCAAGTCATCCTTCAGGACCACACCGTCGCTGAACCTGTGCTGCAAACTGTGCTGATTGAAGTGGAAGGAATACTCAATGCTAAACCGCTTGGGTACCTCTCCTCTGATGCTGCGGATCCGGATCCCGTCACACCAAATCTACTGTTGATGGGACGCCGCGATGCATCACTCCCACAAGCTGTCTATGCATCTAGTGACCTTCTCAGCAGAAGAAGATGGCGCCACAGCCAGATCCTGGCGGACCATTTCTGGTCCAACTTTATCCGTCGCCATCTCCCGGACCTACAGAAGCGGTCGAAGTGGCACAAGGACACTGACAATCTGGTTGCTGGCCAGGTGGTGATGGTGGTTGATTCGCAGCTACCCAGAGCTCAGTGGCCCATTGGGAGAGTGGTGAAGACCTGTTCCGGTTCGGATGGACGAGTCAGGGCAGCTGAAGTTAAGATCAAGGGACAGACCTACCTACGGCCAGTCGTGCGCCTTGTGCGGCTGTCAGCCTGGGAGGATGAAGATGACGCCAACTAA
- the LOC113073036 gene encoding scavenger receptor cysteine-rich type 1 protein M130-like, protein MNKVECRGNEIHLWDCPLSLNNHTDCSRKKLVRLNCEDLSDVSVSTTPATTSSASPPVSPSVRSTSVSHSQTPPPVSLPVLVIVLGVVLLLLLVPLLILIQQNRVMRRALSKRRHRTMSEAVYMRRFNMSH, encoded by the exons atgaacaaagtcgagtgcagagggaatgagattcacctgtgggactgtcctctctccctgaATAACCACACTGACTGCTCCCGCAAGAAGCTTGTTAGACTCAACTGTGAAG ACTTGTCAGATGTGTCAGTGTCCACTACTCCTGCCACAACCTCATCAGcttctcctccagtttctccttcAGTGCGCTCCACATCAGTCTCTCATTCACAAACTCCTCCACCAGTGTCTCTcccagtgcttgtgattgttctgggagttgtgctcttactgctcttagtgccactgcttatactgattcagcagaacagagtgatgaggagag ctctctctaagaggagacacaggaCGATGTCTGAGGCCGTTTAtatgaggagattca acATGAGCCACTAA